The proteins below come from a single Actinomycetota bacterium genomic window:
- a CDS encoding type II secretion system F family protein, with protein MPIPIMVAAVAVGCSLPLMWWSLASGRTPGRSARDNLGATDLRQAVLARSASERALRPLGQFLAERGRSLTPAGWAAALDRRRILAGQPATWPMERLLAAKVVLGLGGLLVGYLLFSSNRTAMWFLLWLAVTALGYFTPDLLLMSRGQERQAEIQRELPDTLDQMTIAVEAGLGFDSAMARSARSGTGPLAQEFTRTLQEAQLGVSRSAALRHLMERTNVPDLRHFVLALIQAENYGIPVADVLRTQAAELRIKRRQRAEEHAMKIPVKIVFPVVLCILPALFIVILGPAAIRIYQTFAGMG; from the coding sequence GGCGGTGGGCTGTTCCCTGCCTCTGATGTGGTGGTCGTTGGCCTCCGGGCGGACGCCGGGACGCAGCGCACGCGACAACCTCGGTGCGACCGACCTCCGCCAGGCCGTGCTCGCACGGTCGGCGAGCGAGCGGGCACTCCGTCCGCTGGGTCAGTTCCTCGCCGAACGTGGCCGGAGCCTGACCCCGGCGGGTTGGGCGGCCGCACTGGACCGGCGCCGGATCCTCGCAGGCCAGCCGGCGACGTGGCCGATGGAGCGCCTCCTCGCGGCGAAGGTTGTGCTCGGCCTCGGCGGCCTTCTCGTCGGCTACCTGCTGTTCTCCTCGAACCGCACGGCGATGTGGTTCCTGCTGTGGTTGGCGGTCACCGCACTGGGGTACTTCACCCCCGACCTGCTCCTGATGAGCAGAGGTCAGGAACGCCAGGCCGAGATCCAGCGTGAGCTGCCGGACACGCTCGACCAGATGACGATCGCGGTCGAGGCCGGCCTGGGCTTCGACTCGGCCATGGCCAGGTCGGCCAGGAGCGGCACCGGGCCACTGGCCCAGGAGTTCACCCGGACGCTTCAGGAGGCCCAACTGGGCGTCTCGCGGTCCGCGGCTCTGCGCCACCTCATGGAGCGCACGAACGTCCCCGACCTGCGTCACTTCGTCCTCGCGCTGATCCAGGCGGAGAACTACGGCATCCCGGTCGCGGACGTGCTGCGCACACAGGCGGCGGAGCTGCGGATCAAGCGTCGCCAGCGCGCCGAGGAGCATGCCATGAAGATCCCGGTGAAGATCGTCTTCCCGGTGGTGCTGTGCATCCTGCCTGCGCTGTTCATCGTCATCCTCGGCCCAGCTGCGATCCGCATCTACCAGACCTTCGCCGGGATGGGC